Sequence from the Herpetosiphonaceae bacterium genome:
CGCTCGCCCTGGTCGTACAGCTCAGAGATGATCGGTCGCGAGGCGGTGGCAATCGCGCTCTGGAACATACTGCCGAACATATTCATCTGGTTGGCGACCGCAAAAATACCGACATTCGCGACACTGTTCAGCGCGCCGAGCATCAACGTCTGGATGTTGTCGCGAAAGGTCATCATCAGATCTGATAGGAAGACCGGCACCGAGAAGCCGAAGATCTCGCGCGGCTCGTGGCGCGCTGTGCGCGGCGACCGCCGCAGCGGAAACAGGTTGTTCAAGAAGTAGAGCAGCATCACGCAGCCAACGGCCACGCCGATGCCCATCGTCGCGAGCGCGCGCGCCGGGTTGAGTCCCACCACCACGAGGACGATCACCAGCACGAGCCTGATCAGCGGCTGGAAAAAGTCCTGCGCGATGGTCGCGTACCGCATCGTCTTGAAGCCCCTGGTGGCGGATGCGGCCATGTTGCTCAGCGTCAAGACAGGGACGATCAGGCTGGCGATGCGCAGCAAGGGCGCTAAGCGCGGCTGGTGGAAGATCTCGACAGCGATCGGCTGCGCCAGAGCAAACAGGGCGGCGCTGAGCGCGAGGCTGAGTAGCGTGGAGAGGCCGAGCCCGATCTGGAGCACGCCCCACAGTCGCGCCTCGTCCCGCCGACGGGCGAAGATCGGAATATAGCGCACCAGTGTCGAGTCCATGCCGAAGGCCGACACAGCGGCGACGACCGAGAGCGCGGTGAGCGCGAGGTTGTAGAGGCCGTACTGCCCGGCACCCAGCGCGCGCGCCAGCACGAAGGTGATCACCAGACGGCAGCCAAAGGTAAAGAGCTTGCCGACAAAGGTGATCGCGCCGCCCTTCGCGGCGAGGAGTACATGCTGCTCCACGATTGGCCCGTTGAGGCCGTTGCCGCGCGCCGCGCTGTCGGATGCCTCGAACACCGAGCTACTCATGGTCCGCGCCCTTTGCCATACTGAGCTGGTACGTCGCCAGGTTGGGCAGCACAGGATACACGGTGCCCCGCGCGGCAGCCTCGGCCTCCTGGAGCGCGCGCCTGGCGATGCCGACCAGCTCCTCCGGCTTGATGTCGGGATGCCGGTAATCGGCGCAGCCGACGAGCGCCTGGAGATTCAGCGTGGCATCATGGTGCGCCAGCTCAAGCGGCATGGCTGTCAGCCTGGCCTGGAGCTGGCTCATCGTCTCGATCGCGCGCTCTGCCGGGGTGTCAAGCAGCAGCACGGCGAAGGTCGTATCGTCGAAGCGGGCCAGCACGTCTTCTTCACGCAGCGCCGCAGCGAGCAGCAGCGCGACGCGCCGTAGGGCTTCGTGCCGGAGCTGCGCAGGCAACCCTGCCAGAGCCTGCTGGCGGTCGATGTTGATCAAGGCCAGCGTGAGCGGCGCGCTATTGCGTCTGCTGCGCGCGATCTCCTGACGCAGCCGCAGCTCGAAGTAGCGCCGGTTATAGACCTCGGTTTCCTGATCGAGGATGTTAAACGCGACGATCTGCTGGCCGGGAGCCTGCAAGTAGGCCGAGAGCAGGGCAAAGCCCGCGCCCAGCACAAGGCCCATGATCCCGCCGAGCGCCAGATTCAGCGGCTTGTTCGGGCTGATCGGCGTGCTCGGCGAGTTGGCCCGATCGAGCGGCTCCAGCTTATAGGTTTCGTAAAGGTCCTGAACGTAGGCCACGGTTTTTACGCCGACGGCGTTGGTCATGTTGCGCGCCAGGACTCGATCGTGCGCCTGGGTTGAGATCTTAAGCACATTGGTTCCCGGTATTAGCTGGCTGGTAATGCTCACATCGCCGCGCTGCGCGCTGGTCAGGCCAAGCTCGCTGGCTGCGAGCTGCTTGATCAGACGGCTATCGGCAACCTGCGTGAAGGTCGTGCCGATCTCGGTGCGGCGGCTCAAAATATCTACCGCCGCCGCCAGGTCTTTGTCGTTGCGAAATGCAGGACTCAGCTTGACGACAAACGTGGCGCTGCTTTCGTAGAGCGGAGCCTGCGTAAAGGTAAAGTAGAGCGTTGCGGCGTAGGTGATCGTGAGCGTCAGCAGGACGATCCACCATTTTCGTCGCAGGATGCTGAGATAGGCTCTTAATTCCATGGTGCCTGCCTTTTGCCTGGACGGCGATTGGGAGCCTCTGGACCGGCGGTGGTAGCGTGCGTGCCGATCAGTATTCGATCTTAAGCTCAACGCCGCCATTCACCAGCGACCGCTGTGCGGTTTCCAGCGCTTTGATGACCTTAATGCCGTCCTCTCCATCGCTGCGGGGGGTCGTGCGGGTGCGGATGCAGTGGAGAAAATGCTCACACTCACGCTGGAGCGGCTCGACCCAGGTGAGCGGATAGACCAGCTCCTCGCCGTGGCGATACGAGGCATGAAACTCTTCTTCGGTGATCGAGTACGGCGGTATTTCGATGCCTTTGTCGTAGATCACCACTTTGTCGTCGGCAATATCGTCATAGACCAGCATCTTCTTGCTGCCGACGACCGTCAGCCGCCGACGCTTGACGGGCGATAGCCAGCTCAGCCGCAGGTTGGCGACCACGCCGTTTTCAAAGGTCAGGTTGACGTAGGCGACCTCGTGCAGGCCGCGCCGGGCGTTGACAAAGGCCGTACCCACCGCGCTGACTTTCACCGGGTCCACGCCGAGAATGAAGCGGATCATCGAGATGTCGTGCGGCCCCAGGTCCCAGATCACGTTGATGTCGGGCTGGAGCAGGCCCAGGTTGGCGCGGGTCGAGTTGAAGTAATAGACATCGCCTAGCTCGCCCGACTGGACGATCTCGCGCACGGCCTCGACCGCAGGGTTATACTCGAATGTGTGGCCGACCATTAGCGTCAGCCCGCGCTCAAGGGCCAGATCGGTCAGCTCGCGGGCCTGGCTGGACCACGCCGTCAGCGGCTTCTCAACCAGCACGTGCTTTCCGGCGAGCAGCGCGGCCTTTGCCAGGTGGTAGTGCGCTTTGACCGGCGTGGCGATGATCACGGCGTCAATGCCAGCCGCCAGCAGTTCCTGGTAGTCTCTGGTGACGGCTACCTCCGGGTAGAGCTGCTTGATACTGGCGAGCCGTTGCTCCTGAAGATCGGCCATCATCGCCAGATGCGAGCCGGGCAGATCTTGAAAGTTGCGGGCCAGCTTCGGCCCCCAGTAGCCGCACCCGATGATCCCGATCCGCACCTGCTCGACGAACTGCGGCTCAGGCGCAAGGGCGATATGCTGCCGCTGAGCCGTAAGGGTCATGCTCATCATCCACCTCCTTTTCCAACCAGCATGACGAACGGAGTGCGTAGGATGATGTAGAGATCAAGCCACAAGCTCATGGTCTCGATATAGTTGAGGTCGATCCGCACCATGTCGTCGAAGGAAACCTGATTGCGGCCTGTCACCTGCCAGAGGCCGGTGATTCCAGGCAGCACGGCGAGGCGCTGCTTGTGCCAGTCATCGTACAGCGCGTATTCATACGGCAGCGGCGGTCGCGGCCCCACGAGGCTCATCTCGCCGCGCAGCACGTTGATGATCTGCGGCAGCTCGTCCAGACTCAGCGCGCGCAGCATGCGCCCCGGCTTGGTGACGCGCGGATCGCGCTTTAGTTTGAGCGAGCCCTGCCCCACGTCCTCAGGCCGGAGATTCTCGCGGATCAGCCGCTCGACGTGCGCGCGATGGATCTGGCTGGGGCTGCCGACATGCATCGAGCGGAATTTGAGCATCGTGAACGGCGTGCCGCCCTTGCCGAGGCGCTGCTGACGGTAGAAGATCGGGCCGGGCGAGTAGAGCTTGATCGCGACGGCGACCGCAAGCATCAGCGGGCCAAACAGCAGCAGCAGACCGCCCGCCAGGATCAGATCGACGGCGCGCTTCAGCCGCCGGTAGCCGGAGCCCCGCAGCGCGGATAGGCCGCGCGTCGGTGGTCGTGGTCGGATGCGTGTGTTGAGCTTCTGCATAAGTCCCGCCTCGCCTCCTGTTAGCGTGGTGTCGCCCACGAGCCGCCGACCGGGATAAACGGCACGCTGGAGCGCGGAGCTGGCCCGCGATCGTCGCCGACCGCCCGCGCCTGAGCCGAGCGATCCAGATGTTTGGTCAGTTGCGCGCAGACGTAGTCGACCTGCTCTTCGGTGAGATGCGGAAACATCGGCAGCGACAGGATGCTCGACGCCGCCGCCTCGGATACGGGGAAGTCGCCCTGCTGCCAGCCCAGGTCGCGGTAGGCCGCCTGAAGATGCAGCGGAATCGGGTAGTGCAGCCCCAGGCCGATCCCCTGCTCGCTAAGCGCCTGGTAGGCCGCGTCCCGGTCGGCCAGCCGGATCACAAAGAGATGGTAGACGTGCCGCGATCCCGCAGGCTCGACCGGCAGCACGATGCGCTCGTCGCCCGCCAGCCGCTCGCGGTACCATGCCGCCGCCTGTCGCCGCCGGGCGTTCCACTCGTCGAGCTTGCGCAGCTTGATGTCGAGGATCGCGCATTGCAGCGCGTCGAGCCGCCCATTCCAGCCGTCGGGCGACACATGCACGTATTTCTGGCTCTGCCCATGATCGCGCCAGATGCGCATCGCCTGATCCTGCTCCGCGCTCCGGGTGATCACCGCGCCGCCCTCGCCGATCGCGCCCAAATTTTTGCCGGGGTAGAAGCTAAATCCGGCGGCCTCGCCCAGGGTGCCGACGCGCCGCGCGACGCCGTCGCTGGTGTAGCTCGCCCCGTGCGCCTGGCAGGCATCTTCGACGACGCAGAGCCGGTAGCGCGACGCAAGCTCCAGAATCGGCTGCATGTCGGCGGGCAGGCCATACAAGTGTACCGGCATGATCGCCGTCACGGGCCGCCTCGTCGCGCGGTTGATCAGCCGTCCATCCTGATCGACCCGGCAGCCCGTCGCGACAAACTCGGCCAGTCTCGCGGGCGATAGCGTGTAGGACTCGCTGTCGACGTCCACGAAGCAGGGATGCGCGCCCAGCATGGTGATCGCCTCGACGCTGGCGATGAAGGTATTGGGAACGGTGATCACTTCGTCGCCGCGCCGGACGCCGCAGGCCATCAGCGCCAGCTTCAGCGCATCGGTGCCGTTGGCGCACGCGACGGCATGGCGCGCGCCGCAGTAGGCGGCAAAGTGCTCCTCGAAGGTCGCCACGGCGTCGCCGCCGATAAACGCTGATTGGTCGATGATCGCATCGATCGCCTGCGCGATCTCGGCGCGCAGCTCGTCGTGCTGTGCTCGCAGGTCAAGAAACGGAACGTGCATAGCCCTCACCCTTTCGTCTCGACGGCTTCGCGCAGCGGCGTGATCTCGACGTTGACGCGCGTTTTGGCCGCGTGCTGCGCCGGTACCGCTTGCGTCAGCACCGCGCCCGACGCGATCAGCGCGCCCTGGCCGATGCTGATATGTGGCTGAATGAAGATGCCGGTGCCCATTTTGACATCGTCGCCGACCTGCACACAGCCCGACGTAGCGACGCTCGGCCCGGTGGTGATGTGCGAGCCCCACAGGTTATGATGATCGATGCTGTTGTAGGCGCTGATGAAGTTGTTGTTGCCAAGCCGCGTCTCGACGCCGAGATGCACAAAGGCGCAGATCACGTTGCCCTCGCCCAGCAGCACGCCGCGATTGATCCTGGCGCTGGGATCGATCGCGTTGACCAGCGGCATGTTGCAGCGTTTGAGCTGCTCGTACCAGCGGCGGCGTACGCGGTTGGATGTCGAAACCGCGATGATCGCGGCGTCGCAGCGACCGGCGCGAAACCATTCTTCCGCCAGAGTGGATGGTCCGAGCACCGGCAGCCCGTAGATCGTCTGGCCGTGCAGCGCGGCGTTGTCGTCGAGGTAGCCCATCACCTGCACGCGCGGATCGTGCGCCAGAATATCGACGACCTGCATCGCGCCGAGGCCCGCGCCCAGCACCAGCGTGCGCTGCACCCGCATCCGCGCATGGTCTACCGGATAGGCGCGCTGGTCGAGCGGCGAGAAGTAGGCGTCCTTGTCGTCGATCAGCGGCAGCACGTCGCGCTCGGTGATGATCGATTTGGCCGGAAGCTGGCTCAGCGGAATCCGGTGCGCCTCGATCAGGTGCCGCGCCTTATCGGTGATTTTGCCGGGAAACGCCGCGAGCGGTGGCTGCTCCGCGCCGTTCGTCTCGGCGGTATGGAGCCGTTGGCGCGCTCCGGCTATCGCCTGCGGGCTGTCGACGATCAGGCCGATCGCCACATTAAACGGGATCTCGCTGCCCTCGTCGCTGCCCCAGACCAGCCAGCCGTCGTCGGGAGCCTCGATCGCAAACACGACCTTGGTCGTCTCGACTTCGCAGATCTCCTGGTGCTGCTGCACGGGAGCGCCATCTGCAACCAGCCAGCGTACCAGCAGCGCCGACTCGCTGTTGACATCTTTTTGCGGGATCATCAGCGGGATCATATGCCTACTACCTTTGCGCCATGCACCATGCGTGTCGCCGCGCGCACCAGATCGATTTTCTGCGGCAGCGCGGCGTCTTCCAGTGGCCGCGTGCAGGGAATGATGCCGTCGGCGGCTGCCACGCGCTGGACGGGACCGCGAAGCTGCGTCCAGTAGCGCTCCTGCACCTGCGCCGCGACCTCCGCGCCCCAGCCGCCGGTGAGCGGCCCTTCTTCGACGACCAGCAAGCGCCCGGAGCGGGCCAGCGCTTCCGCCAGCCCGTGGTCGGGCAGCGGCTTGATCTGGCATGGGATCAGCAGCTCGCAGCTTATTTCATGCTCAAGCAATAGTTGCTCGGCGGCCTGCATCGCCAGCGAGGTCATTCCTCCGTAGCACAGGATCGTGACATCGCTATACTCGAAGTCGGTCAGCGATAGGTAGAGTGTGTCGAGCGGTGCGCTGCCCAGCCGCCTGCAACTAAAAAGATCGGCGAGTCCATGCTGGGGCAATGCATGGAACTCGCCATACAGGAGTTTATTCTCCACAAACAGCGTTGGCCCTGTGCCCTGAAGCGTGGCGTAGATCAGCGCCTCTCCCAGGTCGTGCAGGTGGCTCGGAGCCAGGATCGTCAGATCGTCGACCGACAGGAACAGCCGCTCCATGGTCTGGCTGTGCGTGGGGCCGTAGCCCCGTCGGCCACCCATCGGCGTGCGAATCACGACGGGGCAGCGGACTTGATCGTCGTACATCTGGCGGAATTTTGCCGCGTAGTTGATGATCTGATCGGCGCACAGCGTCAGGAAATCGCCAAACATGATCTCGACGATCGGGCGCAGGCCGCGCAGCGCCATGCCGTTGGCAATGCCGACGATCGCCGCCTCGCTGATCGGTGTCGTCAGCACCCGCTCCGGCCAGCGCGTGCTCAGGCCGGTCGATACCTTGAACGCGCCGCCGTAAGGATCGAGAATGTCCTCGCCCAGCAGATACACCTCAGGATGCTCCTCGAAGAGCCGGTGCAGCGCCCGATTCAGAACATGTACACAGCGTTCGGTCCGATGAGTCATCGTTCGTTCCTACTACGTAATGGCCGGTACTGCCGGAAAAGCCGCCGCGCGTGCCTGCTCCACTGCCTGCGCGATGCGCGCCCTGACGTGCTGCTCGATGGTGTTGCGGCGATCGGCGTTGAGCTGCTGCGCAAGCCGCCGCAGCGGATCGCGCGCCTGCCACGCGGCGATCTCCGCACTGTCGCGATGATCGTCGCTCTTGCTGTGCGGGCAGAATCGGTAGGTGTCGAGGATCAGGCAGAATGGCTTGCGCTCGTGCTCGATATAGGCCCAGGCCTCTCCGGCCAGTCCATGAACATCCTCTACCGAGGCCGGGCGGCACTGCACTGTCTCGATGCCGAATGCCTGGGGCCGCGCCGCAATCTCGCCGCTGAGCTGGAGCCGCGACGGTGTGCTCTGGGCGTAGAAGTTGTTTTCGACGACGAACAGCATCGGGAGCGACCATAGCGCCGCGATGTTGAAGGTTTCGTAGATCACGCCTTCGCCGAGCGCGCCGTCGCCGATGAAGACGATGACCTTCGCGCCGGAGTGTTTCTGCTTTTCCGCCAGCGCGATGCCCGCCGCGCACGGCACGATCCCGCCGAGCACGCCGTTGGTGTAGAAGTTTCCGGCGCAGATATGCTGGCTGCCGCCTTTGCCGCCGCAGATGCCGCTCTCGCGGCCCATGATCTCCGCCAGCAAGCCGTCGACATCATCGCTGTAGGCCAGATAGTGCCCGTGGCAGCGGTGATTGCTGAAGACGATGTCGTCGCGCGTGAGATGGCTCAGCAGCCCCACCGCGTTGGCCTCCTGCCCGATGTAGGCGTGAGTGGTGCCGAAGAGCTGGCCCTCGGAGAACAGCTCAAGCACGCGCTCCTCGAAGTAGCGGATCAGGAACATGCTGCGGTAAAACTGCTCTAGTCTGGCTGTCGCTAACGTCGATAGACGGCGCTGCTCAAGAGCAGCGATCGGATCTTGTTTGACATAATCAATCATGCGCTCAGGCTCCGTCCGTCCATGTCGTGCGGCGTCGGCAGATGCAGCAGGTCGAGGATCGTCGGCGCGACATCGGCGATGTGCGGGCGGCGCTCGATCGCGCGCAAGCCCTGGATGTACAGCAGCGCGTCCGGCGTGGTATGCATCCCGACCAGCGAGTCGCTTTTGAAGGTCAGGCGCGGCTTGCCGAACGGCCCCTTGGGATCGTAGCCGTCGCGCATCGCTACCACCAGATCGGCGGCGGCGGCGGCGTGCGGGCCGTGGTACAGCTCCTCGCGGGTGTAGACCCGCTCGACCATCGGCTCGCCTGTTGCCGGATCGACCATATCGACGATTGCCTCGGCGATCTCGCGGCGGATACGCTCGTACTCCGCGCCGGGCGTGATCTGGCCCTGCGGCTCGCGCCCCCGGACGTTCAGGAAGATACGGCCAGGATCGAGGCTGTAGGCCACGCTCGACGCCGCCATGTCCTGCAAGCGCTGCGGCTGGTCGCCGGCGTAGCGCAGGTAGCCCGCGTCGTGCAGCCAGGTGTTGAGATAGACCTCTTGCTTGATCGTGCAGAAGCCGTGGTCCGACAGAATCACCAGCGTAGTATCTTCGTCGAGCCAGCTACGAACCTCGCCGAGCACCTGATCGACGCGCCGGTAGAACTCCAGAAAGGCGGGAGCGTACGTCGCATGGCCCTGCTCCATCTCCTCCCAGAAGAAGTGATGCAGCCGATCGGTTTCCATAATGTGAACCATGAAGAAATCCCAGGCCTCCTGGCTCCAGAAGTAGCGCATCGCCGCGATCCGCCGCTCGAAGACCTCGTCGAGATGCGGCAGGAAGCTGGCTTTGTCGGCGCGTGCCCGCAGCGGATCGGCGTCCACGCAGTAGTTCAGCCGCTTGAGCGCCTGCGCGATCTCGGCGTTCGGCGCGGCCTTCTCGACGCTGGGGCTAAGGAAGCAGCCGACGACGATGCCGTTGACCTGGCGCGACGGATACGTTACCGGAACATTCATCGCGAAGACGCGCTTGCCTGCCGCGCTCAGCAGCTCCCACAGCGCCGGGCTGCGCATCGTGCGCGAGGTGGGGATGAAGGTCTTGAGCGATCCGGGCTGTCGATCGACGAAGCCGTAGATGTTGTGCTTGCCTGGATTCTGGCCGGTCATGAACGAGGCCCACGCCACCGATGAGACGTTGGGGATGGTCGTATCCATCTGCGCCAGCGTGCCCTCGGCGGCAATCGCGCGAAAGTTCGGCAGCTCGCCCGCCTGGAACAACTGCTGAATGTATGTGTAGGGCACGCCGTCGAGGCCGATCGCGACGATCCGCCGCTTGCGTCGTCGGCCACCCCGAAATACATCGCGCAAGTGCATCGTTTCCTCCGAGTTTCAAGTTCCAGGTTTCAAGTTTCAGGTTTCAAGGTGGTCGAACGTTGAACTTGGAACTTTGAACGGTGCGCTAGAGATACCCCAGATCGCGCAGCCGCTCGGTGACGGCTTCTTCTTCGTCGTCGGTGTAGACCATGTCCAGATCGGGGGCGGCTACCAGCACGAGCCGCTCGACATAGCCCAGATGCTCTAGCTTGGCGATCACCTTCGCCGCGCTCTGCTCCGGCGTTTCCCGACCGTCGCTGTAGCAGACGACCTCAGGATGGAAGGGCGGCTCGTAGGGGTCCGACACGCCGGTGAAATTGCTGATCTCGCCGTTGAGCGCTTTGCGATACAGCCCTTTCACATCGCGGTCGGTCAGCGCCTCGATCGTGCAATCCATGTGGACCTCGACGAAGCGCCCGATCTGCGCGCGCACCTCGTCGCGGATCGCGCGGTACGGCGAGATCGCCGCGACGATCGACACCACATCGTTGCGCGTGAGCACCTCGCAGACCCAGCCGATCCGCCGAATGTTGGTGTCGCGATCTTCTTTGGAAAAGCCCAGCCCTTTGCTGAGATGGGTCCGCACGACATCGCCGTCGAGCACCTCGACCTTATGCCCTCGGCTGCGCAGGTCCTCGGCGACGATCGCGGAGATCGTCGATTTGCCGGAGCCGGACAGTCCTGTGAACCAGATGGTGAATCCTGTTGTCATACCGCTACCCCTGCTTGCAAATCGATCGGCCTGCCGCGAATCCCCTCCGGCGCGGGCTGGCCCAGCAGCGCCAGCACCGTCGGCGCGACATCGTAGATCTTCAGGTCGTCGAGCTGCCTGCCGCCGCCCGGATTGCGCGGATCGTAGAGCATGAAGATACCGTGCTGCGCGTGGTTCGCGTCGTCAGGCCCCGTGTCGTTCTCAAAGGTCCATACGCTCTCGTGGCCCACGCTGCCAACCGAGCGCCAGCTCAGGTTGCCAAAGTAGATGATCAGATCGGGCGGAATGTTGTTGAGCTGGGTATAGACCTCTTCCGGCTTGAAGGCGATCGTGCCGATGTTGCGACCGTCGGGATCGGCAATCGCGGCCAGCTTCTCGATCAGCAGCGCCCGCTCGCGCTCATAGTCCTGCGGCGGGATCACGCCGTTGGGCTCGCGGCCCTGCACGTTCATGAACAGCCGCCCATAGTAGCCGCCCGCGCCCCAGGCTTTGGTTCGCGTCCAGTCGATCTCGCACTTCTCAAGCGGCACGATCTGCGACGGCTGCTCTTTGAGCACCAGATAGCCCTCGCGGATCAGCCAGTCGTTGAGGCAGAGGCCGCCGACCATCGCCTTGCCGCCGTGGTCGGAGACGACCAGCACGATCGTGTCGTCGTCGATATACTCCAGCAGCCCCGCGATCTGCCGGTCGATAAACACGTAGTAGTCGTGGATCGCCTGCTGGTAGCGGTTGCCCGGCACATGCTTGGGATGGGCGGGGTCCATATACTTCCAGAAGGCATGGTGGATGCGATCGACGCCCATGTCGACGGTCATGAAGTAGTCGTACCGCTCGCGCTGGAGCAGGCGTCGGCAGATCGTAAAATGCTGCTCGGCCATGCGGTAGATGTCGCAGAGGATCTGATCTTTATTCTCCGAGCGAAAGTTGGGCACGTCCACCAGGAACTCGTCGCCGATCCAGCCCGCGATCTCGTGCTTTAGCTCCGCCGGATAGGTGTACTGGCTCTTCGCGCTCGGCGTCAGGAAACAACTGACCATGTGGCCGTTGACCGGCTGCACCGGGTAGGTCTGCGGCACGCCGATCACGCCGACGTGCTTGCCAGCATCGCTGAGCAGGTTCCACACGCGCGGATACGTCACCGCTTTGGCGTTGGCGATCGTCATGCGCTCGTAGGAGTAGTCCGCGCGGTTGCGAAAGCCGTAGAAGCCAAGCTGGCCCGGATCGCGTCCGCTCATCATGCAGGCCCAGGCGGGAACGGTGATCGCCGGAATCGTGCTTTCCAGCCGTCCGTACGCGCCGCGCTGCATCAAGCCGCTAAGCGTCGGCAGGTCGGCCCGCCACGCATCGAAGACCAGCTCCGGCGCGGCACAGTCCAGACCGATCACCAGCATCCGCCGCTGGGCTTGCTCATCGCCGGTACTCGCCGCGACCATACGCGCCTCCTTTGTGCCGGGCTGCTCGGTGGGAGCAGGCGGCAGGTCCGTGTGCCCGATCGGCTCTGCGCCGCGCGGCTCCCGCTGATAGGCTTCGATCAAGATCTGCGCAACTTCAGGGCGGCTATACTCAGGCGGTGGCAGCTCGCCACGGGCCAGCATCTCGCGCACTTTCGTGCCGCTCAAGATCAGGTGGTGCTCCGAGGTATGCGGGCAGGTCTTGTAAGACGCCATCGCATGGCACTTCTGGCAGTAGAAGGTATGCTCGAAAAAGAGCGGCGTAATGCCCAGCTCGTGCGGCGCGAACTCGTCGAAGATCAGCTGGGCGTCGTAGGTGCCGTAGTAGCTGCCGACACCGGCATGATCGCGCCCGACGATGAAGTGTGTGCAGCCGTAGTTCTTGCGTGCCAGCGCGTGGAAGATCGCCTCGCGCGGCCCGGCGTAGCGCATCGCCGCCGGGTACACGCCCAGGATCGTCCGATCGGGCGGGTAGTAGTCGCGCAGCAGGCTTTGGTAGGAGCGCATGCGTACGTCGGCGGGAATATCGTCAGCCTTCGTCTCGCCTACCAGCGGATGCAGGAACAGCCCATCAACGATCTCCAGCGCGGCCTTCTGGATATACTCGTGGGCGCGGTGGATCGGGTTGCGCGTTTGAAATCCCACGATCCGCCGCCAGCCGTTTGCGGCAAACATCCGTCGCGCCTGCGCAGGCGTGTGCCGAAACTCCGCAAACGCCGGGCTGGTCGGCGGGCTGATCACCCAGATCTCGCCGCCGAGGTATACCTCGCCAGCCGCGTAGAGCCGCGCGACGCCGGGATGCCGCGCATCGGTGGTTTGAAAAACCTGCTGCGCCTCGTGCTCTTGGTCGGCGGCGTACTTTTCTGCCAGCTCAAGCAGCCCGATCAGCCGCTCGGCGCGATCGTACAGTGCGATCTCTTGCCCAAGCTCCAGCGTCGCCGCCTGCTCCCGCGTCACCGCCAGCGTGATCGGGATCGTCCAGGGAAGGCCGCTCTGGAGGTACATCTCCTCGACAACGCTCAGGTAGTCGGCCTGGCCCATGAAGCCGGTCAGCGGGCTGAATGCTCCGTTGCCAATCAGCTCCAGGTCGGAGAGATTGACGCTGTTCAGCGTCAGCCGGGCCAGGTGAGCGGCGCGCTCAATCGCCGCCTCGCGGAGCGTGCCCCGCACGGTGCGATCGATAAGTGTTCCGCCGTGAGGAGGAATCGCCGGAGTAGATCTCGCCACCGGATGCTCCTTCGCTGAATGCCGCCGCCGAGTGGCTCAGCGCCGCTCAG
This genomic interval carries:
- a CDS encoding flippase, with translation MSSSVFEASDSAARGNGLNGPIVEQHVLLAAKGGAITFVGKLFTFGCRLVITFVLARALGAGQYGLYNLALTALSVVAAVSAFGMDSTLVRYIPIFARRRDEARLWGVLQIGLGLSTLLSLALSAALFALAQPIAVEIFHQPRLAPLLRIASLIVPVLTLSNMAASATRGFKTMRYATIAQDFFQPLIRLVLVIVLVVVGLNPARALATMGIGVAVGCVMLLYFLNNLFPLRRSPRTARHEPREIFGFSVPVFLSDLMMTFRDNIQTLMLGALNSVANVGIFAVANQMNMFGSMFQSAIATASRPIISELYDQGEREQMGRMYQTTTKWSLTVNLPVFLILVLFPTQILSLFGKSFVTGATTLTLIACAIMVDVSTGMCGLILDMTGHTTLKLINNIVRLALSVALSFLLIPAWGIVGAGLSVLIVVGVTNLLRLIQVFWLFRLLPYDRSFIKPLTAGGAALGAALIVGYWSPGSADLLYAAFQSALLLAIYIGLILGLGLTSEDRVVLAHLRRRLSRKARPR
- a CDS encoding diguanylate cyclase — encoded protein: MELRAYLSILRRKWWIVLLTLTITYAATLYFTFTQAPLYESSATFVVKLSPAFRNDKDLAAAVDILSRRTEIGTTFTQVADSRLIKQLAASELGLTSAQRGDVSITSQLIPGTNVLKISTQAHDRVLARNMTNAVGVKTVAYVQDLYETYKLEPLDRANSPSTPISPNKPLNLALGGIMGLVLGAGFALLSAYLQAPGQQIVAFNILDQETEVYNRRYFELRLRQEIARSRRNSAPLTLALINIDRQQALAGLPAQLRHEALRRVALLLAAALREEDVLARFDDTTFAVLLLDTPAERAIETMSQLQARLTAMPLELAHHDATLNLQALVGCADYRHPDIKPEELVGIARRALQEAEAAARGTVYPVLPNLATYQLSMAKGADHE
- a CDS encoding Gfo/Idh/MocA family oxidoreductase → MSMTLTAQRQHIALAPEPQFVEQVRIGIIGCGYWGPKLARNFQDLPGSHLAMMADLQEQRLASIKQLYPEVAVTRDYQELLAAGIDAVIIATPVKAHYHLAKAALLAGKHVLVEKPLTAWSSQARELTDLALERGLTLMVGHTFEYNPAVEAVREIVQSGELGDVYYFNSTRANLGLLQPDINVIWDLGPHDISMIRFILGVDPVKVSAVGTAFVNARRGLHEVAYVNLTFENGVVANLRLSWLSPVKRRRLTVVGSKKMLVYDDIADDKVVIYDKGIEIPPYSITEEEFHASYRHGEELVYPLTWVEPLQRECEHFLHCIRTRTTPRSDGEDGIKVIKALETAQRSLVNGGVELKIEY
- a CDS encoding sugar transferase → MQKLNTRIRPRPPTRGLSALRGSGYRRLKRAVDLILAGGLLLLFGPLMLAVAVAIKLYSPGPIFYRQQRLGKGGTPFTMLKFRSMHVGSPSQIHRAHVERLIRENLRPEDVGQGSLKLKRDPRVTKPGRMLRALSLDELPQIINVLRGEMSLVGPRPPLPYEYALYDDWHKQRLAVLPGITGLWQVTGRNQVSFDDMVRIDLNYIETMSLWLDLYIILRTPFVMLVGKGGG
- a CDS encoding DegT/DnrJ/EryC1/StrS family aminotransferase; translation: MHVPFLDLRAQHDELRAEIAQAIDAIIDQSAFIGGDAVATFEEHFAAYCGARHAVACANGTDALKLALMACGVRRGDEVITVPNTFIASVEAITMLGAHPCFVDVDSESYTLSPARLAEFVATGCRVDQDGRLINRATRRPVTAIMPVHLYGLPADMQPILELASRYRLCVVEDACQAHGASYTSDGVARRVGTLGEAAGFSFYPGKNLGAIGEGGAVITRSAEQDQAMRIWRDHGQSQKYVHVSPDGWNGRLDALQCAILDIKLRKLDEWNARRRQAAAWYRERLAGDERIVLPVEPAGSRHVYHLFVIRLADRDAAYQALSEQGIGLGLHYPIPLHLQAAYRDLGWQQGDFPVSEAAASSILSLPMFPHLTEEQVDYVCAQLTKHLDRSAQARAVGDDRGPAPRSSVPFIPVGGSWATPR
- a CDS encoding biotin/lipoyl-containing protein, translated to MIPLMIPQKDVNSESALLVRWLVADGAPVQQHQEICEVETTKVVFAIEAPDDGWLVWGSDEGSEIPFNVAIGLIVDSPQAIAGARQRLHTAETNGAEQPPLAAFPGKITDKARHLIEAHRIPLSQLPAKSIITERDVLPLIDDKDAYFSPLDQRAYPVDHARMRVQRTLVLGAGLGAMQVVDILAHDPRVQVMGYLDDNAALHGQTIYGLPVLGPSTLAEEWFRAGRCDAAIIAVSTSNRVRRRWYEQLKRCNMPLVNAIDPSARINRGVLLGEGNVICAFVHLGVETRLGNNNFISAYNSIDHHNLWGSHITTGPSVATSGCVQVGDDVKMGTGIFIQPHISIGQGALIASGAVLTQAVPAQHAAKTRVNVEITPLREAVETKG